From Anaerohalosphaera lusitana, one genomic window encodes:
- a CDS encoding class I SAM-dependent methyltransferase, with amino-acid sequence MKKISSTIRKIRQKLLGDPKYVPARYWKKRHAKFGFDMRGVGNKSYSDEQNRQDYAQAETIVLELCSEYVSNWSSLKVLDIGCGTGFYTEMLQRQGVKNYTGIDISDQLFPELRRRFPDYTFRKTDVTSEDLPDKSYNLVLMIDVTQHIVSEQGFARAMENVRSHLSSNGIFIVTSWLADQTHKRTYYELARSFDCYTEQFEGYKISQPVPFRDKYIFVVSNS; translated from the coding sequence GTGAAAAAGATAAGCAGCACAATAAGAAAAATCAGGCAAAAGTTGCTTGGTGACCCAAAGTACGTGCCAGCCAGATATTGGAAGAAAAGACACGCGAAGTTTGGCTTTGACATGCGGGGAGTCGGCAACAAATCTTATTCTGACGAACAAAATCGGCAGGATTACGCCCAAGCCGAAACAATTGTGCTAGAATTGTGCAGTGAATATGTATCTAACTGGTCTTCTCTCAAGGTCTTGGATATCGGTTGCGGAACTGGTTTCTATACCGAAATGCTCCAAAGACAGGGGGTGAAGAATTACACAGGAATTGACATCAGCGACCAGCTTTTTCCCGAACTCAGGCGGCGTTTCCCTGATTACACATTCAGAAAAACCGATGTTACGTCAGAAGATCTGCCTGACAAGAGCTATAATCTGGTCCTGATGATAGATGTAACACAGCACATCGTCAGTGAGCAGGGATTTGCAAGGGCAATGGAAAATGTAAGATCCCACCTGTCCTCAAACGGGATATTTATTGTGACTTCCTGGCTCGCAGACCAAACGCACAAGCGAACCTATTACGAACTAGCACGATCATTTGACTGTTACACTGAACAGTTTGAGGGTTACAAGATCAGCCAGCCGGTACCGTTCAGAGACAAATACATTTTCGTGGTTAGTAATTCGTAA
- a CDS encoding type II secretion system protein, translating into MKKKGFTLIELLVVIAIIAMLMAILMPALGKVKRMAERIVCGSNLRGLGNAVAVYASDYDDEYPVHHFDADNTWRHKRSSWQLPDRTPERNDAAVAVSSSLYLLVKEADVDTKVFVCKSADEQAFEGETPQVRAEGVDLIEVWDFGDTPYDNLSYSYQLPYAPSGGRARPVSGSSDPSMAVMADKNPWTDSTLTVDGDVTSEDYMSKTFSWANSASNVEDLESLPKWVEALSNSGNHQREGQNVLFNDMHVTFHKRADVGVNQDNIWMKYRTNETTEWAKRVGEQSAQPVLNNFDKFLPHDREDNVLVSDENPANNDVIASQ; encoded by the coding sequence ATGAAGAAAAAAGGTTTTACACTAATTGAGCTGCTGGTCGTTATCGCGATCATCGCTATGCTGATGGCGATACTGATGCCGGCTCTCGGCAAGGTCAAGAGAATGGCCGAAAGAATTGTCTGCGGATCAAACCTCCGCGGCCTGGGTAACGCCGTCGCAGTATACGCAAGTGACTACGATGACGAGTATCCTGTGCATCACTTCGATGCCGATAACACCTGGCGTCACAAGAGATCTAGTTGGCAGCTTCCTGACAGGACGCCCGAAAGAAACGATGCGGCAGTTGCAGTTTCGTCCAGTTTGTATCTGCTGGTAAAGGAAGCTGATGTGGACACGAAAGTGTTTGTCTGTAAGAGCGCGGATGAACAGGCCTTTGAGGGCGAAACCCCACAAGTAAGGGCAGAGGGAGTGGACCTGATCGAAGTATGGGATTTCGGTGATACTCCTTATGACAATCTCAGTTATTCTTATCAATTGCCCTACGCTCCCTCGGGCGGACGTGCTCGCCCAGTAAGCGGCAGCAGTGATCCAAGTATGGCTGTTATGGCAGATAAGAACCCCTGGACTGACAGCACCCTGACCGTAGATGGCGATGTAACTTCCGAAGATTATATGTCCAAAACGTTTTCGTGGGCTAACTCAGCCAGCAATGTTGAGGATCTGGAATCGCTCCCCAAATGGGTTGAAGCTCTCAGTAATTCAGGTAACCACCAGCGTGAGGGTCAAAACGTGCTCTTCAACGATATGCACGTAACCTTCCACAAACGCGCAGATGTCGGAGTAAACCAGGACAACATCTGGATGAAATACCGCACTAATGAAACAACTGAGTGGGCAAAGCGTGTTGGCGAACAGAGCGCTCAACCAGTTTTGAATAATTTCGACAAGTTCCTGCCACATGACAGAGAGGACAATGTCCTTGTCTCTGATGAGAACCCTGCAAATAACGATGTCATTGCTTCGCAGTAG
- a CDS encoding UTP--glucose-1-phosphate uridylyltransferase, translated as MSDIKSYEQIKELLTQHGQQHLLAFYDELDEKQQQKLLSQLSELDFVQIDEWAEKYVKNDSPMEVPSEFEPAPSYPAEPEDDKQAATYKQAVEKGVKLLENGKVAGFTVAGGQGTRLGFSGPKGNYPISPVKQKTLFQLFAETVAAASAKFGAAIPWYIMTSPLNHAETVETFEQSSYFGLNPDNVFIFQQGTNINFSLDGKILLAEKDKLATSPDGHGGSLKALHVSGAIADMKKRGVEYISYWQVDNPLVRLFDPLFIGLHAKNNAGMSSKALIKAYPTEKVGNFCLVDGKVTVIEYSDLPEDDAHRQNPDGSLVFELGSIAIHIVSVDFVEKLNAHGFALPIHRAVKKIPHINEKGEKVKPEEPNGVKLETFVFDALPLADESIILETVREEEFAPVKNAEGTDSPAVTKQMMTERAAKWLEAAGIQIPRNSEGKPDCVIEMAPSFAIFPEDVEAKKAAVPDIKPGDEIYLD; from the coding sequence ATGTCTGATATTAAAAGCTATGAACAGATCAAAGAATTACTGACTCAGCACGGCCAGCAGCATTTGCTCGCTTTTTACGATGAGCTCGACGAAAAGCAGCAGCAGAAACTGCTCTCCCAGCTCTCAGAGCTCGATTTCGTCCAGATCGATGAATGGGCAGAAAAGTACGTCAAGAACGATTCGCCGATGGAGGTTCCCTCCGAATTCGAGCCCGCGCCTTCGTACCCAGCCGAGCCGGAAGACGACAAACAGGCCGCGACATACAAGCAGGCCGTCGAAAAGGGCGTCAAACTGCTCGAAAACGGCAAAGTAGCAGGCTTCACCGTTGCGGGAGGCCAGGGCACACGGCTTGGCTTCAGCGGCCCTAAGGGCAACTACCCCATCAGCCCGGTCAAGCAGAAAACCCTTTTTCAGCTTTTCGCCGAAACCGTAGCAGCCGCATCAGCAAAATTCGGTGCCGCGATACCCTGGTACATAATGACCAGCCCGCTCAACCATGCTGAAACTGTCGAAACGTTCGAGCAGAGCAGCTATTTCGGCCTCAACCCTGACAACGTCTTCATCTTCCAGCAGGGCACCAACATCAATTTCAGTCTGGACGGCAAAATTCTGCTCGCTGAAAAGGATAAGCTCGCAACCAGCCCCGACGGCCACGGCGGCAGCCTAAAGGCCCTGCACGTCAGCGGCGCGATCGCGGACATGAAAAAACGCGGCGTCGAGTACATCAGCTACTGGCAGGTCGACAACCCGCTCGTCAGGCTGTTCGATCCGCTTTTTATCGGACTGCACGCGAAAAACAACGCAGGAATGTCCTCCAAGGCACTCATAAAAGCCTATCCAACGGAAAAAGTCGGCAATTTCTGCCTCGTCGACGGCAAAGTCACCGTTATCGAATACAGCGACCTCCCCGAAGATGACGCACACAGGCAGAACCCGGACGGATCGCTCGTATTCGAGCTCGGATCGATCGCCATACACATAGTAAGCGTCGATTTCGTCGAAAAGCTCAACGCACATGGTTTCGCTCTGCCGATCCACCGTGCGGTCAAGAAAATCCCCCACATCAACGAAAAGGGCGAAAAGGTCAAGCCCGAAGAGCCCAACGGCGTCAAGCTCGAGACATTCGTCTTCGACGCTCTGCCGCTCGCGGACGAGTCGATCATACTCGAAACTGTACGCGAGGAAGAATTCGCACCCGTCAAGAACGCCGAGGGCACTGATTCGCCGGCCGTCACGAAGCAGATGATGACCGAAAGGGCGGCAAAATGGCTAGAAGCCGCTGGTATCCAAATCCCGCGCAACAGCGAAGGCAAGCCGGACTGCGTCATCGAAATGGCACCGAGCTTTGCGATCTTCCCGGAAGACGTCGAGGCCAAAAAGGCCGCCGTGCCCGATATAAAGCCCGGCGATGAAATTTATCTCGATTAG
- the queA gene encoding tRNA preQ1(34) S-adenosylmethionine ribosyltransferase-isomerase QueA yields the protein MLTEQLNFDLPGELIAQKPASVRSKSRLLALKRGTSQVEDRVFEDICEYFQPGDCLVLNNTKVLPARFFGRRTSGATLEGLYLSSTDEGLWEVMLKNARRVKEGEVIVLSSRDKGDFCEAVCRQRLGGGRWLLEVEASSVEEVLGEIGFAPLPPYIKRPGGGDQSREDIERYQTVFAQQAGAVAAPTAGLHFTPELLQRLSDKGVITAEVTLHVGAGTFKPVTAEKLEDHHIHSERYEVGEKAAETINAVRENGGRVVAVGTTAVRTLETVGRSGNAEPGSGDTQLFITPGFEFKLVDMMITNFHLPKSTLLALVGAFAGLDNVMAAYRHAVQQEYRFYSYGDAMLIY from the coding sequence ATGCTTACAGAACAGCTAAATTTCGACTTACCTGGCGAACTGATCGCACAGAAACCCGCTTCGGTGAGGAGTAAATCGCGTCTGCTGGCCCTTAAACGGGGCACAAGTCAGGTTGAGGACAGGGTTTTTGAGGATATATGCGAATATTTCCAGCCGGGGGACTGTCTCGTACTGAATAATACGAAGGTATTGCCTGCCAGATTTTTTGGACGCAGGACCAGCGGTGCTACCCTGGAGGGGCTATACCTTTCGAGTACGGATGAAGGCCTGTGGGAGGTGATGCTGAAAAACGCCCGCAGGGTCAAGGAAGGCGAGGTGATAGTACTTTCGTCGAGGGACAAGGGGGATTTCTGCGAAGCGGTTTGCAGACAAAGACTTGGGGGAGGACGATGGCTGCTGGAGGTTGAAGCCAGCAGCGTTGAGGAAGTTCTGGGCGAGATCGGCTTTGCCCCCCTGCCGCCGTACATCAAACGGCCGGGAGGCGGTGATCAGAGCCGGGAAGACATCGAGCGTTATCAGACGGTTTTCGCTCAGCAGGCCGGGGCGGTGGCAGCGCCGACCGCGGGGCTTCACTTTACGCCGGAGCTGCTGCAAAGGCTTTCCGATAAGGGAGTTATCACTGCCGAGGTCACGCTGCACGTCGGTGCGGGAACGTTCAAACCGGTCACGGCGGAGAAGCTGGAGGACCACCACATCCACAGCGAGCGGTACGAGGTCGGCGAAAAGGCGGCGGAAACGATCAATGCCGTGCGCGAAAACGGCGGGCGGGTCGTGGCGGTGGGCACGACGGCGGTTCGGACGCTTGAAACGGTGGGCAGGAGCGGAAACGCTGAACCTGGCAGCGGGGATACGCAGCTATTCATAACGCCGGGCTTTGAGTTCAAGCTCGTGGATATGATGATCACGAATTTTCATCTGCCCAAATCGACGCTGCTGGCGCTGGTGGGGGCCTTTGCGGGACTTGATAACGTGATGGCCGCGTACCGCCATGCAGTGCAGCAGGAGTACCGATTCTACTCGTACGGCGATGCAATGCTGATCTACTGA
- a CDS encoding alpha-L-fucosidase: MKIRRYVFVAVFTALITFSGPSHTVLADQEPPAIPDYIQKAVQVTPTQRQIDWQRLEFTAFVHFGVNTFTNREWGTGKENPAIFNPTQLDTDQWAKAAKDAGMNLILFTAKHHDGFCLWPSKFTDHSVESSPWKDGKGDVVGDLAQSCEKYDLKLGVYLSPADLYQIESSEGVYGNGSKPKQVTIPTKAPEGKTDYPKFTYELDDYNTYFLNQLYELLTEYGPIHEVWFDGANPKPGTGQTYNYDAWYDMIRKLQPAAVIAVKGPDVRWVGNEAGRTRESEWSVVAVPNAPGSHDWGDMTRRDLGSRSVIKDAEYLIWYPAETNTSIRPGWFYHAAQDDRVKSLEHLLDIYYGAVGGNSLFLLNIPPDKRGLFHENDVERLKQIGEHLRLTFDENLAADAKVSASASLDAEHNGHATIDNDPDTFWMPGTAQPTASLTYELAEQKTFNRAMIQEYIQKSQRIESFALDTMIDGQWTEIASGTTVGYKRLLRFPNVTTDKVRLRITQSRIAPTVAGFGLFRAPVRLTNPIIQRDAQGKVSIKCEPAGPKILYTIDGSDPVSDSQLYTEPFDLPNGGTVRAVAISDGRKSDIVQKQFDIAPSKWRIYYASTENTSTGEDAANAIDGDPATIWHSKWQGGATPHPHEIQIDLGETLTLKGFTYLPRSNSLNGVVKTYKFYTSTDGIAWGEPAAQGDFGNIKNNPVQQRVLFDEPRKARYIRFVAVKDVNGQPFTSAAEIGVITR; this comes from the coding sequence ATGAAAATTAGAAGATATGTTTTTGTTGCAGTTTTTACCGCTCTGATCACTTTTTCCGGACCGTCGCATACGGTTCTGGCGGATCAGGAACCGCCTGCAATCCCGGACTATATCCAAAAAGCGGTCCAGGTAACTCCGACACAGAGGCAGATCGACTGGCAGAGGCTCGAATTCACCGCGTTCGTCCACTTCGGCGTAAACACATTTACCAACCGCGAGTGGGGCACCGGCAAGGAAAACCCAGCCATATTCAACCCGACCCAACTCGATACGGACCAGTGGGCCAAAGCCGCCAAAGACGCAGGCATGAATCTGATACTGTTCACCGCAAAGCACCACGACGGATTCTGTCTCTGGCCAAGCAAATTTACCGACCATTCGGTCGAATCGAGTCCGTGGAAGGACGGCAAGGGCGATGTCGTCGGCGATCTCGCCCAGTCATGCGAAAAATATGACCTCAAACTTGGCGTTTACCTCTCACCCGCCGACCTCTATCAGATCGAATCATCCGAGGGCGTCTACGGCAACGGCTCAAAGCCGAAACAGGTTACCATTCCAACCAAAGCTCCCGAAGGTAAAACCGACTACCCCAAATTCACATACGAGCTCGACGACTACAACACCTACTTCCTCAACCAGCTTTACGAGTTGCTGACCGAATACGGCCCAATCCACGAAGTCTGGTTCGACGGCGCCAATCCCAAGCCCGGCACAGGCCAGACCTACAACTACGATGCCTGGTACGACATGATCCGCAAACTGCAGCCTGCCGCAGTCATCGCGGTCAAGGGCCCCGACGTTCGCTGGGTTGGTAACGAGGCTGGCCGAACACGCGAATCCGAATGGTCCGTAGTAGCGGTCCCGAACGCCCCAGGCTCGCACGACTGGGGCGATATGACCCGTCGTGACCTCGGCTCGCGAAGCGTGATCAAAGATGCCGAATACCTCATCTGGTATCCCGCCGAGACGAACACCTCCATCCGTCCGGGCTGGTTCTACCATGCTGCCCAGGACGACCGCGTCAAGTCCCTCGAACACCTGCTCGACATCTATTACGGTGCAGTAGGCGGCAACAGCCTCTTCCTGCTCAACATCCCCCCCGACAAACGTGGCCTGTTCCACGAGAACGATGTCGAAAGATTGAAACAGATCGGCGAACACCTCCGCCTCACCTTTGACGAAAATCTGGCTGCGGATGCAAAGGTTTCAGCCTCAGCATCGCTCGACGCAGAACACAACGGCCATGCAACGATAGACAATGATCCCGACACCTTCTGGATGCCGGGCACTGCCCAGCCGACAGCGAGCCTCACTTACGAGTTGGCCGAACAGAAAACGTTCAATCGCGCGATGATTCAGGAATACATCCAAAAAAGCCAGCGCATCGAATCCTTCGCACTGGACACGATGATCGACGGCCAATGGACCGAAATCGCCTCCGGCACCACCGTCGGCTACAAACGCCTGCTCCGCTTCCCGAACGTAACCACGGACAAGGTGCGTCTGCGGATCACACAGTCACGCATCGCGCCTACCGTTGCTGGCTTCGGCCTGTTCCGCGCGCCTGTAAGGCTCACCAACCCGATCATCCAGCGGGACGCACAGGGCAAGGTATCCATCAAATGCGAACCTGCAGGCCCGAAGATACTCTACACGATCGACGGCAGCGACCCGGTAAGCGATTCACAGTTGTACACCGAGCCTTTCGACCTGCCGAACGGCGGAACGGTAAGGGCGGTCGCGATATCCGACGGCCGCAAGAGCGACATCGTACAAAAACAGTTCGACATAGCGCCTTCGAAATGGCGCATCTATTATGCCAGCACCGAAAACACATCAACCGGCGAAGATGCCGCAAATGCGATCGACGGCGACCCCGCAACAATATGGCACTCCAAATGGCAGGGCGGCGCCACACCCCATCCGCACGAGATCCAGATCGACCTGGGCGAGACGCTCACGCTCAAGGGCTTTACCTACCTGCCCCGCAGCAACAGTCTCAACGGCGTTGTAAAGACGTACAAATTCTACACCAGCACCGACGGCATAGCGTGGGGCGAACCTGCGGCACAGGGTGATTTCGGCAACATCAAAAACAACCCCGTGCAGCAGCGTGTCCTCTTCGACGAGCCCCGCAAGGCCCGCTACATCCGATTCGTTGCAGTAAAGGACGTCAACGGCCAGCCCTTCACCTCCGCTGCCGAGATCGGCGTCATCACTCGCTAG
- a CDS encoding YifB family Mg chelatase-like AAA ATPase, whose amino-acid sequence MLARLYSVTLEGIEGIICEVEVDVSRSGFEKPMIVGLPDAAVKESSERVHSAIVNSGYQYPDTQSLVNLAPADIKKAGPAFDLPIALGMLCCAGALESEMFKEHVIIGELALDGRVRPVNGVLSMAMSAAKHGFKSIIVPEENAYEAAVVRDIEVYAVGSLAQAAAFLKGDLPLEPTNVNVEDIFGRRSKYAVDFSDVKGQETVKRALTIAAAGGHNVMMIGPPGAGKTMLAQRIATILPPLNLSESLETTRIYSSVGLLERGSALMPTRPVRTPHHTASGPALIGGGTNPRPGELSLSHHGILFLDEFAEFPRNVLEMIRQPLEDGTVTVARAKGTITFPAQFMLIAAMNPCPCGYFGTNTRQCKCTPNQIDRYMSKVSGPLLDRIDIHTDVPAVEFRKLRDTSAQESSKSIRDRVVNARHRQAARFGDSNLTTNATMSHKQVEKFCRLDDNSEHLLKQAMLEFDLSARAHDKICRVARTIADLQDHENIQPEHLAEAISYRKLDRNL is encoded by the coding sequence ATGTTAGCAAGGCTCTACAGTGTCACGCTCGAAGGCATAGAAGGTATAATCTGCGAAGTCGAGGTTGACGTTTCGCGTTCCGGGTTCGAAAAACCCATGATCGTCGGCCTGCCCGATGCTGCAGTCAAGGAAAGCAGCGAACGCGTTCACAGCGCGATAGTCAACTCCGGCTACCAGTACCCCGACACCCAGTCGCTCGTGAACCTCGCCCCAGCCGACATCAAAAAGGCCGGCCCTGCGTTCGATCTGCCCATCGCCCTGGGCATGCTCTGCTGCGCCGGGGCCCTCGAAAGCGAAATGTTCAAGGAGCACGTAATAATCGGCGAGCTTGCACTGGACGGCCGGGTCAGACCCGTCAACGGCGTGCTCAGCATGGCAATGTCCGCCGCCAAGCACGGCTTCAAGTCGATCATCGTCCCTGAAGAAAACGCCTACGAAGCCGCCGTCGTTCGTGACATCGAGGTCTACGCCGTCGGCTCGCTCGCACAGGCGGCTGCGTTCCTCAAAGGCGACCTGCCCCTCGAACCGACCAACGTCAACGTCGAGGACATCTTCGGCCGACGCTCGAAATACGCTGTAGATTTCTCCGACGTCAAGGGCCAGGAAACAGTAAAACGCGCCCTGACAATAGCCGCTGCCGGCGGCCATAACGTGATGATGATCGGCCCGCCCGGCGCAGGCAAGACCATGCTTGCCCAGCGGATCGCGACCATACTGCCTCCTCTGAACCTCAGCGAATCGCTCGAAACAACTCGCATCTACTCCTCGGTCGGCCTTCTCGAACGCGGCTCAGCGCTCATGCCAACCCGACCAGTCCGCACACCGCACCATACCGCGTCCGGCCCGGCGCTGATCGGCGGCGGTACCAATCCGCGCCCCGGCGAGCTTAGCCTCTCGCACCACGGCATACTATTCCTCGACGAATTCGCAGAGTTCCCCCGCAACGTCCTCGAAATGATACGCCAGCCGCTCGAAGACGGCACCGTAACCGTCGCCCGCGCCAAAGGCACAATAACCTTCCCCGCCCAGTTCATGCTCATCGCCGCGATGAACCCATGCCCGTGCGGCTACTTCGGCACCAACACCCGCCAGTGCAAATGCACGCCCAACCAGATCGACCGCTACATGTCCAAGGTCTCCGGCCCGCTGCTCGACCGCATCGACATCCACACCGACGTGCCCGCAGTCGAGTTCCGCAAGCTGCGTGATACGTCCGCACAGGAATCCTCCAAAAGCATCCGCGACCGCGTCGTTAACGCCCGCCACCGCCAGGCAGCCAGATTCGGCGACAGCAATCTCACCACCAACGCCACCATGTCCCACAAGCAGGTCGAAAAGTTCTGCCGGCTCGACGACAATTCCGAACACCTGCTCAAGCAGGCCATGCTCGAATTCGACCTCTCGGCCCGAGCCCACGACAAGATATGCCGAGTAGCTCGAACCATCGCCGACCTCCAGGACCACGAAAACATCCAACCCGAACACCTAGCCGAAGCAATAAGCTACCGAAAACTCGACCGAAATCTGTAA
- the pyk gene encoding pyruvate kinase: MQTKTKIIATLGPACADENTITELVEQGVDMFRLNFSHGTLEEHAEMLSHVNRARANFPFSIGILADLCGPKIRITELPAGESVSSGDTVRIVSKLPRGTAARFGTNYPDFYSDVSIGQRVLIDDGQIELKITDKQNGEVICEVITGGDLKSRKGINLPDTDISTPAITERDWQCVNWAMDHGVDYLALSFVQSSDEITWLKNYLIEKGSLIRVVAKIEKPQAVENLQSIVNASDAVLVARGDLGVEMDLARVPLIQKQITRLCRKLGKPVIVATQMLQSMIKSPTATRAEVSDVANAIMDFTDAVMLSGETAVGEYPVKAIQTIEQIGEVTEAWLDSLNEPRPRIETHSDLSIDESIARSVAQIVDDMKAKMVVVWCQTGCTARLLSKARIDVPILALCADREMCREMSLHYGVIPVCRTRPRDFSQFADLANKVAQDNGWAKKDDTIILLPTGCLLRPNSTKAIVFHTVQ; the protein is encoded by the coding sequence ATGCAGACTAAAACAAAGATAATCGCCACTCTCGGCCCCGCATGTGCCGACGAAAATACGATAACCGAACTCGTCGAGCAGGGCGTGGACATGTTCCGCCTCAACTTTTCGCACGGCACACTCGAAGAGCACGCGGAAATGCTCAGCCACGTAAACCGAGCCCGGGCCAACTTTCCTTTCTCGATCGGTATACTTGCTGACCTGTGCGGCCCCAAAATACGGATCACCGAACTGCCCGCAGGCGAATCCGTCTCATCGGGCGATACGGTGCGCATCGTTTCCAAACTGCCCAGAGGCACCGCAGCCCGATTCGGCACCAATTACCCCGATTTCTACAGCGATGTCAGCATCGGCCAGCGGGTCCTGATCGACGACGGCCAGATAGAGCTCAAGATCACCGACAAGCAGAACGGTGAAGTTATCTGCGAAGTCATCACCGGCGGCGACCTCAAGAGCCGTAAGGGCATAAATCTGCCCGACACGGATATCAGCACTCCCGCAATAACCGAACGCGACTGGCAGTGCGTGAACTGGGCCATGGATCACGGGGTCGATTACCTCGCACTGAGCTTCGTTCAGAGCTCAGACGAGATCACATGGCTCAAAAATTATCTGATCGAAAAAGGCTCTCTTATCAGGGTCGTCGCGAAGATAGAAAAGCCCCAGGCCGTGGAAAATCTGCAAAGTATAGTAAACGCCTCCGATGCTGTCCTGGTAGCCCGCGGCGACCTCGGCGTTGAAATGGACCTGGCCAGGGTGCCCCTGATCCAGAAACAGATCACCAGGCTCTGCCGTAAGCTCGGCAAGCCCGTGATCGTTGCTACCCAGATGCTCCAGTCGATGATCAAGAGCCCCACCGCCACCCGTGCGGAGGTCTCAGACGTCGCAAATGCGATCATGGACTTCACCGACGCGGTAATGCTTTCGGGTGAGACCGCGGTAGGCGAATATCCCGTAAAAGCCATCCAGACGATCGAACAGATCGGCGAGGTAACCGAGGCCTGGCTGGACTCCCTGAACGAACCCAGACCCCGCATCGAAACCCACAGCGACCTCAGCATAGACGAATCCATCGCACGCAGCGTCGCCCAGATAGTGGACGACATGAAGGCCAAAATGGTCGTCGTCTGGTGTCAGACCGGCTGCACCGCCAGACTCCTCAGCAAGGCACGTATCGACGTGCCCATACTAGCTCTGTGCGCAGACCGCGAAATGTGCCGTGAAATGAGCCTGCATTACGGCGTCATACCGGTATGCAGAACCAGACCCCGCGATTTCTCACAATTCGCCGACCTCGCAAACAAAGTTGCTCAGGACAACGGATGGGCCAAAAAGGACGATACCATCATCCTTCTGCCGACCGGCTGTCTGCTCCGCCCAAACAGCACCAAAGCGATCGTCTTTCATACCGTGCAATAA
- a CDS encoding sulfatase — MRLDRRSFLKLSGFAAAAALSSPSSVFSAVNTKPNLLIIHTDEHNFRTLGCYRKTLSQKQAFVWGKNVAVETPHIDSLAENGTLCTSFYATTPVCSPSRSSFVSGRYPQNTPVVTNNIRMNDDIETFAATLQKHGYKTGYAGKWHLDGFGKPQWGPEREFGFADNRYMFNRGHWKLLEDTPEGPRVAARNNKGRPSYSVANATPENFTTDFLADKAIEFVTANRNEPFCYMVSIPDPHGPNSVRPPYETMYQDLDFQPPETSKKSAEGLPSWGKKARPIGPRGMAKYFGMVKCIDDNVGKMVDHLKKLDLLDNTIVVFTSDHGDLCGEHSRNNKGVPYEASAKIPFVISWPKKIKKGNVINHAMSCVDFLPTVLSLMDVPTSGKEDGRDASGLFTGTDGSYKDIAFIRGTGDRNGTEKGDDKDNWFGVVTSRYKLIYAPEDKPWLFDLKKDPDELVNFYEEPAYKDTRKELAKELIAYAKKHNDPRITVATTKKYLAEAIA, encoded by the coding sequence ATGCGTTTAGACAGAAGATCTTTTCTCAAGCTGTCGGGATTTGCCGCCGCGGCAGCCTTGAGTTCCCCATCCAGTGTCTTTTCAGCCGTTAACACCAAACCCAACCTGCTGATAATACATACCGATGAGCACAACTTTAGGACCCTGGGCTGTTACCGCAAAACGCTTTCGCAAAAGCAGGCTTTCGTGTGGGGCAAAAATGTGGCCGTCGAAACTCCTCACATCGACTCGCTGGCCGAAAACGGCACGCTCTGCACCAGTTTCTACGCTACCACCCCCGTATGTTCACCTTCGCGTTCCTCCTTCGTCTCGGGCCGTTACCCCCAGAATACACCGGTAGTTACAAACAACATCAGGATGAACGACGACATAGAAACTTTCGCAGCCACTCTCCAGAAGCACGGCTACAAAACAGGATACGCCGGCAAGTGGCACCTGGACGGTTTCGGTAAGCCGCAATGGGGACCGGAGCGTGAATTCGGCTTCGCAGACAACCGCTATATGTTCAACCGCGGCCATTGGAAGCTGCTTGAAGATACCCCCGAAGGACCCAGGGTTGCTGCACGAAATAACAAAGGCAGGCCTTCTTATTCTGTCGCCAATGCCACACCGGAGAACTTCACGACCGACTTCCTGGCCGACAAAGCGATCGAGTTTGTCACCGCCAACAGAAATGAGCCTTTCTGTTATATGGTAAGTATCCCTGACCCGCACGGACCCAATTCAGTCCGACCACCATATGAAACCATGTACCAGGACCTTGATTTCCAGCCGCCCGAGACATCGAAAAAATCCGCCGAAGGACTTCCATCCTGGGGCAAGAAAGCACGACCGATCGGACCCCGCGGAATGGCAAAATACTTCGGCATGGTAAAATGCATCGACGACAACGTCGGCAAAATGGTCGACCATCTCAAAAAGCTCGATCTGCTTGATAATACCATAGTTGTTTTCACCTCTGATCACGGCGACCTCTGCGGCGAACACAGTCGCAACAATAAAGGCGTCCCTTACGAAGCCTCCGCAAAAATACCGTTCGTCATATCCTGGCCCAAAAAGATCAAAAAAGGCAACGTCATCAACCACGCCATGTCATGCGTGGATTTCCTGCCCACCGTACTCTCACTGATGGACGTGCCCACGTCCGGCAAAGAAGATGGCCGTGACGCTTCAGGACTGTTTACTGGCACCGATGGCAGTTACAAAGACATAGCATTTATACGCGGAACCGGAGATAGAAATGGCACCGAAAAGGGCGATGACAAGGACAACTGGTTCGGTGTCGTAACCAGCCGTTATAAGTTGATATATGCACCTGAAGACAAGCCCTGGCTCTTCGATCTGAAGAAGGATCCTGACGAACTTGTGAACTTCTACGAGGAACCGGCCTACAAAGATACTCGCAAAGAACTGGCAAAAGAACTGATCGCTTACGCTAAAAAGCACAACGACCCGCGCATAACCGTCGCGACCACAAAAAAGTATCTTGCCGAAGCAATAGCATAG